The Phocoena sinus isolate mPhoSin1 chromosome 12, mPhoSin1.pri, whole genome shotgun sequence genome includes a window with the following:
- the LOC116763678 gene encoding small integral membrane protein 8 isoform X2 yields MSSAPEPPAFKKEPPKEKDLGNPGLRGVRTTTLFRAVNPELFIKPNKPVMAFGLITLSLCVAYIGYLHATQENKKDLYEAIDSEGHSYMRRKTSKWD; encoded by the exons ATGTCTTCAGCTCCTGAGCCTCCAGCCTTTAAAAAGGAGCCACCCAAGGAAAAAGACCTGGGAAACCCAGGGCTCAGAGGGGTCCGCACCACAACCTTATTTCGAGCTGTGAATCCAGAGCTCTTCATTAAACCT AACAAACCTGTAATGGCTTTCGGATTAATAACCCTTTCACTTTGTGTGGCTTATATCGGTTATCTACATGCGACACAGGAGAATAAGAAGGACCTCTATGAAGCTATTGATAGTGAGGGACACAGTTATATGAGGAGGAAAACATCTAAGTGGGATTAA